GAGTTTTGAACAAGGTATTATTAAAATTACATTTGATAGATGACAATATAGTCTGGCTTGGAAGTGGTAAGCTTGCCATTAATATGATTATATTATCGGATACATGGAAAATGCTTCCTCTTGTTATAATAATGCTACTTGCTGGACTTCAGACCGTTTCTAATGATGCTAAAGAAGCAGCAATTATGGATGGAGCAAATGCATGGCAGAGATTTAAAGCGGTGTATTTTCAAGCATTGAAGCCAATGTACATAGTGGTTCTTGTTTTACGAACAATTCAGACGATTCGAGTTTTCGATATTGTATATTCGTTGACGTCAGGTGGACCAAATGATAGTACACAGGTAATAAGCTTTTATGCATATCATGAAATCTTTGATTATTTGCATTATGGAAAAGGATCGGCAATATGTGTAATTATAGCAGTTATTATATTGTTATTGAGTATTCTTTACCTGAAAGCAGGAAAAACGGAGGATTAGGATATGAATCGAATGATAAAAAGAAGAATAGGACGGATATTATTATATTTAGCAGTGACACTATTGTTGCTTTGGACATTATTGCCAATTATCTGGATGTTCATATCAAGTATTATATCAGAGAATGAATTATTAAGCAGTGACAAAATATTGCCTACATTAATTACATGGGAACGATACAAAACATTGCTATGGGATCAAAATCCAACAAAACAGGTTGAAGTATTTCGAATGGCAATAAAAAACAGTTGCATCGTTGCAGGGGTAACAACAATAATCAGTCTTGTGTTTGGTGCTGTAGCATCCTACGCATTTGCAAGATTACATTTTCGGATGAAAAGACCAATGTTATTTGGAGTAATGTTTTTTCAATTGTTACCACCAATTGCATTGGTAATACCATATTATATTATGATTAGTCGAATGGGACTGTTAGATCATTTGGGAACATTAATATTAATTAATACAAATGCGGTTCTGGCTTATGTAATCTGGGTTTTGAACGGATATTTTAAATCGGTTCCATTTGAACTTGAAGAAGCAGGAAGAGTAGATGGGTGTAGTTGGAATCAAGTGTTTTGGAAAATTATTATGCCAACAGCACTACCAGGATATGTTGCAGTAGGTGTTCTTGCCTTCCTTATGGCATGGGATGAATTTTTGTATGCATTAATTTTTACAACATCAAAAACTTCAAAGACGCTAACAGTTGCGGTATCGGAGTTTGGAACAAAGTATGGTATCGATTATGGAATGATGATGACAGCAGGACTGTTGGCAACGGTTATACCAATGGTATTAGCACTGATTTTTCAACGATATATCGTAGGAGGACTAACTGCAGGAGCAGTCAAGGGATAACAAGGAGTAAAGTATGGAACACGAATTTAATTGGAAATTTATTGATAAAAATGGAACGTTCATTTGTGAAAATGCTAGCGAAGTGAATCAATTATATTTTCCTATATGCAATGAGGCTGGAATGAAAGCTTCAGTGACACCTTTTTTAAATGGAGATGCGAAAAAGAATCAAAACGAATTTTTATATCTGCCTGTTTCAGTTGAGGACTTACATAACAACCGTTCTGCAAGAAATTTCTGGGTTTATACAAAAGAGCAAGGAGCTTTTTCAGTGGCAGGAAATTCTGCAAAACAGAGAGCAGAGCATTGTTTTAAGGAGGAAGAAAAAAGGGATAAAGTTGAGTGTGGATTACTTTATCACAGTTTATATTATACAATACCAGAATTGAAATTAAATTGTAGTTTCACCACATTTTGTCCGGCAAATGATGACGTAGTAGAAATTAATAGAGTAATTTTGGAAAATTATGGTTCGGAAATTCTAGAATTTGTACCAACAGCAGCATTTCCTATTTTTGGACGGTCGGCAGATAATTTAAGAGATCATAGACATGCAACTTCATTGATGCAGAGAGTAACAATGGAAAAAAATGGGATTGTTGTAAAGCCAACGATACATCATGATGAAAGAGGTCATGAACCAAATGATACGAGTTATTTTGTATATGGTTCAGATGAAAATGGGCAGGCACCAGTGGAAATGTTTCCGACAGTAGAGGAATTTATAGGAAAGGGGGGAACATTGGACTGGCCTGAAACTGTAGTAAAAAATAGTATACCAAAGCATGATTTTACATATCGAAAAGATGGTATGGAATGTATTGGTGCAATGCGTTTTGCACAAGTGAGATTAGCACCGGGAGAAAAAATAGAATATATTATTTGTGCTGGAATTACAGAAAAAGAAAATTTTAATAAAGAATTTGAAAAGTATAACAGTAAAGAAAAAGTTGAAGTTGCATGGAAGAAAAATGAAGAGTATTGGAATGGAGAAGCAGATAAGATAAAATTTCAGGGCAATTCAGACAAGTTTGATGGCTGGCTAAGATGGGTAGGTATACAGCCTGTTTTAAGAAAAATATATGGTTGTTCATTTCTTCCGTACCATGATTATGGAAGAGGGGGGCGCGGATGGAGAGATTTGTGGCAGGATTATCTGACTTTACTGTTGCAAAATCCAATGTCAGTTCGCAGCGCTTTTGTTCATAATATGAAAGGTGTTAGGCTGGATGGAAGTAATGCGACTATTATATTAGAAGGAAATGGTAATTTTCAGGCAGATAGAAACAAAATCTCTCGAGTTTGGATGGATCATGGTGTTTGGCCATTATTTACACTACTATTATATATCAATCAAACAGGAGATATTTCCATTTTAGATGAAGAGGTGACATATTGGAAAGATGCACAAATAGAGAGAGCGAAAAATATCGATATAAACTGGAAAAAAGAAGATGGAAATAATCAAAAGACGAAGAATGATATATGCTATGTAGGAACAATATTAGAACATTTGATTTTAGAAAACTTGATTTGTAGCTTAAATATTGGAGAACATGGGAATATAAAACTTGAAGATGGGGATTGGAATGACCAATTGGATATGGCTTCAGATAAAGGAGAAACAATACCATTTACAGCTTTTTATGGAAAAAATATGTGTGATATAGCAGATTTGTTAGAAATTCAAATGGAGAAAGAAGAAAGGAAAACGATTTCTGTATTTGAAGAAATGGAAATATTGCTTGATGGATTAACTGAAGAGTCTCAAAAAGAAATGGAAGTGTTAAAAAAATATTATGAACGCATAAGATATGGAATAAGTGGGGAAAAGAAAGAAATACCAATTTTGCAATTAGAAGCTATGTTGCGTCGAAAAGGAAAACAATTATTGCAACAAGTACGTGAAAATGAATGGATTGAATTATCGTCAAAAGAAGGTTTTTTTAATGGTTATTATAACAATGATGGAAAGAGAGTAGATGGAATTTTTACAGATGGAAAATTAAGATTTGGATTGACAGACCAGACCTTTTCTGTTATGTCAGGGGCGGCAACAGATGAGCAGATTCAAAAAATAATACATGCTGTAAATAATTATCTTCCAGATGAAAATACTGGAGGAATTAGATTGACTTTACCATTGGGAGATAATACTTGGAATTTTGGAAGAGGATTTGCACTTATTTACGGAGAAAAAGAAAATGGTGGTATGTTTAGCCATATGACAACTATGTATGCTTATGCATTATATAGTAGAGGATATGCAAAGGAAGGTTATAAGGTTCTAAAATCCATTTATGAGCTTTCTACAAATACTAAACTAGCACAAATATATCCTGGTGTACCAGAATATATCAGCAGCAGAGGAAGGGGGATGTATTCTTATGTCACGGGTGCGGGAAGTTGGACAATTTTTCTGATGTTAACACAAGTATATGGAATACGAGGAAAACTTGGAGATTTATTAATAGAACCCAAACTTGTAAAGGAACAGTATGATACAAGAGAAGTTTTGACGGTAGACATGTTATTTATGGAAAAAGAAGTGAGTATTTATTTTTATAATAGAAAACGTTTAGATTATGGGAAATATCAGTTGGGTGAACTTAGCATAAATGGAGAAGTATGGAAGAAACAGATAAATAGCACATCTGTTGTGCTGCATCAGTCTGAGCTAGAAGAAAAACTCGTAACAGGTAGAAAAAATAAAATTTGTATTGAATTAGAAGAAAGGAAGCGATGATGTAATGGGACTTAAATTTCCGCTGGGATTAGAAAAAAAAGAAGTTTTAATAGAAAGAAATGGAATAAAAATTGAAGCACCATGGCCTGTTCAGATTCAAATTTTAAAGGGAAGAAATAAGAAAGTAAAGTATGATAGTATAAGAAATCAAAAAAATACGTATATTGCAGAAGCAGAAGTAGAAATAAATAAAAAGAATAGATTCCACATTACTGATATATGGGAAGAAAATTTAAATAGTATAAAATTGAGCAGAAAGGTGACTTGCATTTTAGCAGAAGAGGAGACAGCTATTAGGGTATCCACGGAATTTCATTGTGGAGCAAAACAAGCAAAGAACTTTGAAGATTATCAATTTGTAATACCAGGTGCTTTTTATAATAAGAACGATACAGATCAGGATGGGCAGGACGATTATCTTGGAACTTTTGAACAAGATTATAAGGATGATAGAAATCCTAATTTGTCAGTCACAGGATTTTCAAAAAAAGACAAACAGTTTATTTCATTAATCCGAGCAGATATTCCAAAACTTGATACTACAATAACTAGAAAACAGATAGAGGAAAGACATTTCATTCATAACACAGATATTGGATCACTTGGAATTGCACCATCTGTAAACAGAATGGAAGAATTTTTACTGCGCTGTGATTATCCGTTTTATGAGAGAAATTCATTTTGCTTAAATGTAGATGGATCGGAGTGGGCTGCGTATCGAAAGATAAAACAAGGAGAAGAATTGGAGGTTTCATATATTCTACTGTTCGGGGAGGCTGAAAATCTGACTGAAGCATCATGGAAGACGAGTACATTTCAGATGGAGAGAATTCTTGATGATAATATAAAACATCCATTTAGCCTAGAAGAGACAATACCATATAGAAGAGAATTATTGCATAATAGTTTTAGAGATTTTCCGGAAAAAAAGAATCATCCGTGCGGTTATGTATGTCATTTCTCGCCTAGAGAAAATTATGGAAATCAGAACGTGTTGGAATATGGATTCTCGGGGAATCAGACGATGATTTGCTATGAAATGCTTCGAGGGACGGAAGAAACAGAAAATGAAGAATATAGAGAACGAGCATTAAAAACAATACAATTTTTTGTGGAACATTGTATTGCAGAGAGTGGTCTGCCAAATGCAATGTATAGTGTAGAAAAAGAAGATTTTGTATATTGGTGGACAGGGGTATTAATGCCATTTCAGTATTCAGAAAATAGGGAAGAATTAGAAAAATTTCTAGGTAATCAGGTTGTAGGTGCAATGATTGGAATTGCAGAAAAATTAAAGGGAACAAAAGGAAATTATTGCCGGACTATGACAGAGGCGATGTATTATTTAATGCTCTGTTTTCTTGAGGAAAAGGAGAATGGCACTTTACACAAAGACTGGGTAGATGTGGTGGTAGCTTTTTGTGATAAAATGATTGAAATTCAGAATGCAGATGGTTCTTGGTATCGGGCATATACGATGGAAGGTGTTCCAATGACATATCCAGAAGAATGGTTTGGAAGTAATGCTATTGAACAAGGATCAGGAACAATTTTCCCAGGAGAAGTATTAGCGTTAGTACATGAATATACAGGTAATGAGAAGTATAGGAGTGCATTGTGTAAAGCAGCTGACTTTATAATGAAGTATTATGTAGAAGACGTTTTATACCTGGGAGGGTTAAATGATACAACACATAAAAAGTCTGTAAAAATAGATGCTGTTGGAGTAATGTATAATATGCGGACATTGTTGTTGGCTTATGAAACAACAAAAAAAGAACGATATTTATATGGAGCAAAATCAGCAGCACAGATTCTTGCATCATGGACTTATCTTTGGAATATTCCGTTTGATGAAAATACACTTTTAGGAAAGAATGGTTTTGGAACGACTGGATGGGCTGGATGTGATGTTATTCCTGGGTGTAGCTATGTGGATGATGAATTTGTAGAGTTTGTACCGGATTTAATGAGAATTGCAGAGTATAGCAGGAATAAGCAGCTAGCTATCTTGGGGAAAATTGTGACATTAGGAATGCAACATGGTTTATCTATGCCGCAAAGGATGTATGGATATACGATGCCGGGTATTCAGTGTGAAGGATTTTTAACATCTCTATGGCTTTCAGATACAGAAGATTTAGAATTTTCAGGTGCTGTGGCAAAAAATAAAGGTGATGATAATGATACTTGTAACGGATTGATAAACGGGCAGGCACTGTACAATCTTGATTCATTAAAAAGGAGATATTATACGTTAGATTTTGATAAAATAATTGAGCAGGTTTTTGCAGAATAAAGGCATAATGGTTTATAGATATTTTATATGGCTATTAAATAGTTACTTTAGAAGTTTGTATTTCATGGATTAGTATTAGTAGTGTTCCTAAAATCTCAAATGAAGTTAGGAACATCCACTTAAAGAGAGTGCACTGACCAATTTAAAACATATAATAGAGGATATAGAAATTACGGCAAACCAAAATGCCGTAAGACCTATATCCTTATTTGATTTTTAGGGCAAGTGCATAGTTTGGTGGTGTTTCAAAAACAAATTTCAAAGTAAACACCGAACAAGGATGGATTTTTTTAAAATGAAAAAGTGTCGGATAAAGAGAAAGATACTACATAGAAAAAAACGGACAATTTAATTAAAATAACAGTATAAGAATTCAGATACTCGGAAGATATGAAAGGGAATTACAGCTATGAAAATCGAAACATTAAAACTATGGGAAGGAAGAGACGATGTGGAACTTACCACATTTCTTACCATGCCGGATTCATTTATTAAAAATCCAACACCGAAACCGGCGATTATCGTGTGTCCGGGAGGGGCATACCAGACTTGTCCAAGACATGGGAACGAAGGTGATCCGGTAGCAATGACATTTGCAGCGGATGGCTACCAGGCGTTTGTTTTGGAATACAGTGTTGCTACAAAAACTTCTCAGGAGAATACGACGTTTCCGGCACAGATTTTAGATTTGGGAAAGGCAATGCTTACGATTCGCGAACATGCAGAAGCGTGGAGTGTCGATGTAGATAAAATCAGCATCATTGGATTCTCGGCAGGAGCACATCTGTGCGGAATGTATGCATCTACATGGCATGAAG
This Ruminococcus hominis DNA region includes the following protein-coding sequences:
- a CDS encoding carbohydrate ABC transporter permease encodes the protein MNRMIKRRIGRILLYLAVTLLLLWTLLPIIWMFISSIISENELLSSDKILPTLITWERYKTLLWDQNPTKQVEVFRMAIKNSCIVAGVTTIISLVFGAVASYAFARLHFRMKRPMLFGVMFFQLLPPIALVIPYYIMISRMGLLDHLGTLILINTNAVLAYVIWVLNGYFKSVPFELEEAGRVDGCSWNQVFWKIIMPTALPGYVAVGVLAFLMAWDEFLYALIFTTSKTSKTLTVAVSEFGTKYGIDYGMMMTAGLLATVIPMVLALIFQRYIVGGLTAGAVKG
- a CDS encoding carbohydrate ABC transporter permease, whose product is MKMNKSNISQARTAYGMIAPAMLIIMGLGLFPALFTLWFSLNDVNPGSLAMKFVGLKNYTEVMSTSAFWNSLKITLYFSLVSVVVQIIMGTLVSLLLNQNFKGRGFVRGIILIPWAVPTIVNANLWKWIFNANAGVLNKVLLKLHLIDDNIVWLGSGKLAINMIILSDTWKMLPLVIIMLLAGLQTVSNDAKEAAIMDGANAWQRFKAVYFQALKPMYIVVLVLRTIQTIRVFDIVYSLTSGGPNDSTQVISFYAYHEIFDYLHYGKGSAICVIIAVIILLLSILYLKAGKTED
- a CDS encoding GH36-type glycosyl hydrolase domain-containing protein yields the protein MEHEFNWKFIDKNGTFICENASEVNQLYFPICNEAGMKASVTPFLNGDAKKNQNEFLYLPVSVEDLHNNRSARNFWVYTKEQGAFSVAGNSAKQRAEHCFKEEEKRDKVECGLLYHSLYYTIPELKLNCSFTTFCPANDDVVEINRVILENYGSEILEFVPTAAFPIFGRSADNLRDHRHATSLMQRVTMEKNGIVVKPTIHHDERGHEPNDTSYFVYGSDENGQAPVEMFPTVEEFIGKGGTLDWPETVVKNSIPKHDFTYRKDGMECIGAMRFAQVRLAPGEKIEYIICAGITEKENFNKEFEKYNSKEKVEVAWKKNEEYWNGEADKIKFQGNSDKFDGWLRWVGIQPVLRKIYGCSFLPYHDYGRGGRGWRDLWQDYLTLLLQNPMSVRSAFVHNMKGVRLDGSNATIILEGNGNFQADRNKISRVWMDHGVWPLFTLLLYINQTGDISILDEEVTYWKDAQIERAKNIDINWKKEDGNNQKTKNDICYVGTILEHLILENLICSLNIGEHGNIKLEDGDWNDQLDMASDKGETIPFTAFYGKNMCDIADLLEIQMEKEERKTISVFEEMEILLDGLTEESQKEMEVLKKYYERIRYGISGEKKEIPILQLEAMLRRKGKQLLQQVRENEWIELSSKEGFFNGYYNNDGKRVDGIFTDGKLRFGLTDQTFSVMSGAATDEQIQKIIHAVNNYLPDENTGGIRLTLPLGDNTWNFGRGFALIYGEKENGGMFSHMTTMYAYALYSRGYAKEGYKVLKSIYELSTNTKLAQIYPGVPEYISSRGRGMYSYVTGAGSWTIFLMLTQVYGIRGKLGDLLIEPKLVKEQYDTREVLTVDMLFMEKEVSIYFYNRKRLDYGKYQLGELSINGEVWKKQINSTSVVLHQSELEEKLVTGRKNKICIELEERKR